In the Leptolyngbya sp. SIO1E4 genome, one interval contains:
- a CDS encoding glycoside hydrolase family 15 protein: MDTPTSSLVALTDRLTEYYRQVKVLILTRQHPVSGLLPASTAVTTHGDYTDAWVRDNVYSILAVWGLALAYRKVDENQGRTYELEQSVVKLMRGLLSAMMQQAHKVEHFKDSQDPLEALHAKYDTATGNAVVKDDEWGHLQLDATSVFLLMLAQMTASGLQIVFTLDEVNFVQNLVYYIGRAYRTPDYGIWERGNKLNHGKPELNASSVGMAKAALEAMDGFNLFGVRGGQASVVHVLPDEISRARITLESLLPRESGSKEADASVLSVISYPAFAIEDADLVQRTSQKIIDKLQGRYGCKRFLRDGHQTVIEDTTRLHYKPEELQQFEHIECEWPLFFTYLYLDALFKNDGAAIQFYGQRLAAIAVQQDGFHLLPELYYVPEAAIAAEREIPYSQDRLPNENIPLIWAQSLFILGQLVDDGLVTLGDIDPLGRHLRVGKPRQSTVQIALLAENEALQKKLATYGIETQIPEQIDPIGVYPSGELSAVYAQIGRNDKLDLSGRPIRRLRSLTTSRAFRIQGETVVFLPSFLDPQKFYITLDYHFLVAQIRSELAYIHYHWNAPGRPTMTLLLTQEMFELGHRPIHESPLLQLIQELKSGECGGVPVSLGPLYQLLLTAGTERIDDIGLYAFSKNQLRYIPQISAYLSMVPEQTQPLTVWQVFKIERQTDVNQLINNLKFSINLYEQIEILARLCTLKSVSFDTGLGQPERTVTVADLLEEVYLKAGKAEQWQIIRRAAGLLGKMDVNLSDAVAELLVRQKYVTVGKAYSDDSLIRDPMPHSEVMEKITHYCGDDERDRVLTQEILVYLSVFIKAEPALFEGLLTLRVGYLILLLTSELAREQDIPRDEAYDRLTALSPYDVKMRLRQVLASYSGLNKTLFKQESLHVKANTPVTWGVVPEQVDAEPDTEDWWRKRQIEGELTRLPEDFYLQVWEMLHHCKGVIIGDKLDRRNRIDSESVLSEMTPGETNFARRLDHLLTKIHAPEYRHLTTEALRELAAIFTGNPDLQFEDYIALDVLTGHAVRLAWVGDRPDRVGYYEQQKAAAWSSFYQRSPKDCALYIAKALQFLSELAESEEESSESVSEVA; this comes from the coding sequence ATGGATACCCCTACGTCATCCCTTGTAGCCCTGACGGATCGGCTCACCGAGTACTATCGTCAGGTCAAAGTTTTGATTTTGACCCGTCAACATCCAGTGAGTGGCCTGTTGCCTGCAAGCACAGCTGTGACCACTCACGGCGACTACACGGATGCTTGGGTGCGAGACAACGTCTACAGCATTCTGGCGGTTTGGGGGCTAGCCTTGGCCTATCGCAAGGTTGACGAAAATCAGGGGCGCACCTATGAGCTAGAGCAAAGCGTCGTTAAGCTCATGCGGGGGTTGCTCTCTGCCATGATGCAGCAGGCTCATAAGGTAGAGCACTTTAAAGACTCTCAAGATCCCTTAGAGGCACTCCATGCCAAATACGACACGGCTACTGGCAACGCAGTCGTGAAGGATGATGAGTGGGGCCATTTACAGCTAGATGCAACGTCTGTATTTCTGCTGATGTTGGCTCAGATGACTGCTTCTGGTTTGCAAATTGTCTTTACTCTGGATGAGGTCAATTTCGTCCAAAACTTGGTCTATTACATCGGTCGCGCCTATCGCACCCCAGACTATGGCATTTGGGAACGAGGCAACAAGCTGAATCACGGTAAACCGGAACTGAATGCAAGTTCCGTCGGGATGGCTAAGGCCGCTTTGGAAGCCATGGACGGATTTAATCTGTTTGGTGTGCGAGGGGGCCAAGCCTCCGTTGTACATGTATTACCCGATGAAATTTCCCGTGCCCGCATTACGTTAGAGTCTTTGCTGCCGCGAGAGTCAGGCTCCAAAGAGGCAGATGCATCGGTGCTCAGCGTCATCAGCTATCCGGCGTTTGCCATTGAAGATGCCGACCTAGTGCAGCGCACATCTCAGAAAATCATCGACAAGCTGCAAGGGCGCTACGGCTGTAAGCGGTTTTTGCGCGACGGTCACCAGACCGTCATCGAAGATACCACCCGGTTGCATTACAAGCCTGAGGAACTGCAGCAATTTGAACACATTGAGTGTGAATGGCCGCTGTTTTTTACCTATTTGTATCTGGATGCGCTGTTCAAAAACGATGGGGCAGCCATTCAGTTTTATGGTCAGCGATTAGCCGCGATCGCAGTTCAGCAAGACGGGTTTCATCTTCTTCCAGAACTGTATTACGTGCCTGAGGCGGCGATCGCGGCAGAACGTGAAATCCCCTACAGCCAAGACCGCTTACCCAATGAAAACATTCCGCTGATTTGGGCCCAAAGCCTCTTTATCCTTGGGCAACTGGTAGACGATGGGTTAGTGACACTGGGGGATATTGACCCCCTCGGACGACACCTACGGGTCGGGAAACCGCGGCAGTCTACTGTGCAAATTGCGCTGCTTGCCGAGAATGAAGCCTTGCAGAAGAAGCTGGCGACCTACGGGATTGAGACCCAAATTCCAGAACAAATAGACCCCATTGGGGTTTATCCCTCTGGAGAACTCTCTGCGGTCTATGCTCAGATTGGCCGTAACGACAAGCTAGACCTCAGTGGTCGCCCGATTCGGCGCTTGCGCAGCCTCACCACCTCCCGTGCTTTTCGCATTCAGGGAGAGACGGTCGTATTCCTCCCGTCTTTTCTAGATCCCCAGAAGTTTTACATCACTCTGGACTACCACTTCCTGGTCGCCCAAATCCGCAGTGAACTTGCCTACATTCACTATCACTGGAACGCACCTGGGCGCCCCACCATGACCCTGCTGCTGACCCAAGAAATGTTTGAATTGGGCCATCGTCCCATCCACGAATCCCCCCTGCTGCAGCTCATACAAGAGCTGAAATCAGGGGAGTGTGGTGGGGTGCCGGTATCCCTGGGACCCCTCTATCAACTCTTGCTGACGGCGGGCACAGAGCGCATTGATGACATTGGCCTCTACGCCTTCAGCAAAAACCAGTTGCGCTACATTCCCCAAATTTCTGCCTACTTATCTATGGTGCCAGAGCAGACCCAGCCATTGACGGTTTGGCAGGTCTTTAAGATTGAGCGGCAAACGGACGTTAACCAACTCATTAACAACCTTAAATTCTCGATCAACCTCTACGAGCAAATCGAAATTTTGGCCCGACTTTGCACCCTCAAGAGCGTTTCCTTTGACACTGGGTTAGGGCAACCCGAGCGGACTGTTACCGTGGCGGACTTGTTAGAAGAGGTCTACCTCAAAGCCGGTAAGGCAGAACAGTGGCAAATTATCCGTCGGGCCGCTGGGCTGCTGGGCAAAATGGATGTCAACCTGTCAGATGCCGTTGCAGAACTGCTAGTGCGACAAAAATACGTCACTGTGGGCAAAGCGTACAGCGATGACTCGTTGATTCGAGATCCCATGCCCCATTCCGAAGTCATGGAGAAAATCACGCACTATTGCGGAGACGATGAGCGCGATCGCGTTTTAACGCAAGAGATTTTGGTTTATCTGAGTGTTTTTATTAAGGCTGAACCCGCTTTGTTTGAAGGGTTGCTGACGCTACGGGTCGGTTACTTAATTCTCTTATTGACGAGTGAGCTCGCGCGGGAGCAAGATATCCCTCGGGATGAAGCCTACGATCGCCTCACGGCTTTGAGCCCTTACGACGTCAAAATGCGCCTGCGTCAGGTGCTAGCCAGCTATAGCGGATTGAACAAAACCCTCTTTAAGCAGGAGTCTTTACACGTTAAAGCAAATACCCCGGTGACCTGGGGGGTGGTGCCTGAACAGGTTGATGCAGAGCCCGATACTGAAGATTGGTGGCGTAAACGGCAAATCGAAGGGGAACTGACCCGATTACCCGAAGATTTTTATCTGCAAGTTTGGGAGATGCTGCACCACTGCAAAGGGGTCATTATTGGCGATAAGCTGGATCGTCGAAACCGCATTGATAGCGAGTCAGTGCTCTCAGAGATGACCCCCGGGGAAACGAATTTTGCCCGGCGGCTGGATCACCTGCTCACCAAAATTCACGCGCCTGAATACCGCCATCTCACCACTGAGGCACTGAGGGAATTGGCTGCTATTTTCACGGGCAACCCTGATTTGCAATTCGAGGACTATATTGCCCTGGATGTGTTGACCGGACACGCCGTACGCCTGGCTTGGGTGGGCGATCGCCCTGACCGTGTGGGATATTACGAGCAGCAAAAGGCCGCAGCCTGGTCGTCGTTCTATCAGCGATCGCCAAAAGACTGTGCCCTTTACATCGCAAAAGCCCTACAGTTCCTGTCTGAATTAGCTGAATCTGAGGAAGAAAGTTCTGAAAGTGTCTCAGAGGTCGCGTAG
- a CDS encoding alanine--glyoxylate aminotransferase family protein, whose amino-acid sequence MTSKLSTALPAISSAHHTTLSPLEVPERLLLGPGPSNADPAVVVAMNRQPIGHLDPAYLQIMDEVQALLRYAWQTDNEFTYPVPGTGSAAMEATLANVVEPGDRVLVGVKGYFGHRLVDMAGRYGADVRTLHKPWGQVFSVDDIRTALAEHRPAVLALVHAETSTGARQPLEGIGDLCREFDCLLIADTVTSLGGVPIFLDEWKIDLAYSCSQKGLSCSPGISPFTMGPRAVEKLARRRDKVANWYLDASLLKKYWGSDRVYHHTAPVNLTYAFREALRLLAEEGLEVRWQRHQSTAETLWEGLPALGLECHVERDYRLPTLTTVRVPAGVDAKAVNRILLNEHNIEIGGGLGELGGKVWRIGLMGANSYPDRVETLLTALDKALHKAKQ is encoded by the coding sequence ATGACTTCAAAGCTTTCAACTGCATTACCCGCTATCAGCTCAGCCCACCATACGACCCTTTCGCCCTTAGAAGTCCCTGAGAGGTTGTTATTGGGGCCTGGGCCGTCTAACGCGGATCCAGCTGTGGTGGTGGCGATGAACCGCCAACCTATCGGGCATCTAGATCCGGCTTATCTCCAAATCATGGATGAAGTGCAGGCATTGCTGCGCTATGCCTGGCAGACAGATAACGAATTCACCTATCCTGTCCCCGGTACAGGGTCAGCAGCAATGGAAGCAACCCTTGCCAATGTGGTTGAACCGGGCGATCGCGTGCTAGTGGGGGTTAAGGGTTATTTTGGCCACCGCTTAGTGGATATGGCAGGGCGATACGGAGCGGATGTGCGCACTTTGCACAAGCCTTGGGGCCAGGTTTTTAGCGTTGACGACATCCGCACGGCTCTAGCAGAACATCGCCCTGCCGTATTGGCTCTGGTTCATGCAGAAACCTCAACCGGAGCCCGACAGCCCCTAGAGGGCATTGGTGATTTGTGTCGCGAGTTCGACTGTCTGCTCATTGCAGATACGGTAACGAGTCTGGGGGGGGTACCGATTTTCTTAGATGAATGGAAAATAGATTTAGCCTATAGCTGTAGCCAAAAAGGCTTGAGCTGTTCACCAGGCATATCACCCTTCACAATGGGGCCACGGGCAGTTGAAAAACTAGCACGCCGCCGGGATAAAGTGGCGAACTGGTATTTGGATGCCAGCCTCCTGAAAAAGTATTGGGGCAGCGATCGCGTCTACCACCACACGGCCCCCGTCAATTTAACCTATGCCTTCCGTGAAGCCCTTCGACTTTTAGCCGAAGAAGGGCTAGAAGTCCGGTGGCAGCGTCACCAATCCACCGCTGAAACTCTCTGGGAAGGGCTGCCAGCCCTAGGTTTGGAATGCCATGTAGAACGTGACTATCGCCTGCCTACCCTAACAACAGTTAGAGTCCCTGCTGGGGTAGATGCTAAGGCTGTTAATCGGATTTTGCTCAATGAACACAACATTGAGATTGGCGGTGGATTGGGAGAATTGGGAGGCAAGGTCTGGCGGATAGGCTTGATGGGGGCTAACAGCTACCCTGATCGAGTTGAGACTCTCCTGACCGCCTTGGATAAAGCCCTCCATAAGGCTAAGCAGTAG
- a CDS encoding HAMP domain-containing histidine kinase, with protein sequence MIHFGVNKYSFMKLLTFPQRQKRARKRFKLATLLNQSLLLKQWTSPQRFKLIRYFSLASLSAFVIATALIAFVNRQREVRNLVIFAEENNVALTQIFSNTLWQEYGSFLSSTQALSNDELATDPRIERLYEAVLTQFEGLSVAKVKVYDLQGRTVFSTDLSQIGENKRQSSGFLTARSGQVLSQLGHRDTFEALQSTLEDRHLLSSYIPIRGASGDISGVFELYTDVTPLLQHINQTQRDIILGSFLILAALYGALFLLIQRADTLLRKQYQQLQKSEGRYRDQARELKQVLTELRQTQAQVVQSEKMSSLGQLVAGVAHEINNPVNFIHGNLAHVQEYAQDLLGLLQMYRHHYPQPAAEIQAAAEVIELDFIQDDLPKTLSSMKLGTSRICEIVLSLRNFSRLDESEIKPVNLHEGLDSTLVILNHRLKAGAARPAIQVIREYGVLPPVECYAGLLNQVFMNLLSNAVDALDEGMKARSLQARQENPGQITLRTSLIKDEWVQIAIADNGPGISSDLQSRIFDPFFTTKGLGKGTGMGLSISHQIVTEKHHGQLECCSTPGQGTEFVIRLPLRQDSFDQ encoded by the coding sequence ATGATTCATTTTGGCGTAAATAAATATAGCTTTATGAAACTGCTGACCTTTCCTCAAAGGCAGAAGCGAGCAAGAAAAAGATTCAAGCTAGCAACTCTGCTTAACCAATCCTTGTTGCTAAAGCAATGGACTTCTCCACAACGCTTTAAGCTTATTCGATATTTTTCACTCGCTAGTTTGAGTGCATTTGTTATAGCAACCGCTTTGATCGCCTTTGTTAATCGTCAACGGGAGGTGCGTAACCTCGTGATATTTGCGGAAGAAAACAACGTTGCGCTAACGCAGATCTTCTCCAATACGCTATGGCAAGAGTATGGATCCTTTCTGTCTTCGACCCAGGCTCTCAGTAATGATGAATTGGCAACAGATCCTAGAATTGAGCGGCTCTATGAAGCGGTTCTAACCCAATTTGAAGGCTTGTCGGTTGCTAAAGTCAAAGTTTATGACTTGCAAGGGCGCACTGTTTTCTCAACCGATTTATCTCAAATTGGGGAAAATAAGCGTCAATCATCGGGCTTTTTAACTGCCAGGTCAGGCCAAGTGCTGAGTCAATTGGGGCATCGAGATACCTTTGAAGCATTACAAAGCACTTTAGAAGATCGTCATTTACTCTCCAGTTACATTCCTATTCGTGGAGCAAGTGGAGATATTTCCGGGGTCTTTGAACTCTATACCGACGTCACGCCTTTGCTGCAGCACATTAATCAAACCCAACGTGACATTATTCTGGGAAGCTTCCTGATTTTAGCTGCGCTCTATGGTGCTCTATTTCTCTTGATTCAGAGGGCAGATACTTTATTAAGAAAGCAATACCAGCAACTGCAAAAATCTGAAGGTCGATACCGAGATCAAGCTAGAGAGCTCAAGCAAGTTTTGACTGAACTTCGACAGACCCAAGCGCAGGTGGTTCAAAGTGAGAAAATGTCTAGCCTAGGGCAATTAGTGGCTGGGGTTGCCCACGAGATTAATAATCCCGTCAACTTTATCCATGGCAACCTGGCCCACGTTCAAGAATACGCTCAAGATTTGTTGGGGCTGCTGCAAATGTATCGGCACCACTACCCCCAGCCAGCTGCAGAAATTCAAGCGGCCGCTGAGGTCATAGAGTTGGATTTCATTCAAGATGATCTGCCTAAAACCCTATCTTCCATGAAGCTAGGCACCAGCCGTATTTGCGAAATTGTGCTGTCGCTGCGCAATTTCTCTCGGCTGGATGAATCTGAAATCAAACCGGTGAATCTTCACGAAGGGCTAGATAGCACCCTCGTCATTTTGAATCATCGGCTCAAAGCAGGTGCCGCACGACCCGCAATCCAGGTGATTCGAGAGTATGGGGTGCTCCCCCCAGTAGAGTGCTATGCAGGTCTGCTGAATCAGGTCTTTATGAATCTCCTCTCCAATGCTGTGGATGCCTTGGACGAAGGGATGAAGGCGCGATCGCTCCAAGCGCGTCAAGAAAATCCGGGTCAGATCACGCTGCGAACCTCCCTGATCAAGGACGAGTGGGTGCAAATTGCGATCGCAGACAACGGCCCAGGGATCTCGTCAGACCTCCAGTCGCGCATTTTCGATCCGTTCTTCACAACGAAAGGACTGGGTAAGGGCACGGGGATGGGGCTCTCCATCAGCCATCAGATTGTGACTGAGAAGCATCATGGCCAGTTAGAGTGCTGTTCTACCCCTGGCCAGGGAACAGAATTTGTGATTCGACTTCCTCTTAGACAAGACAGTTTCGATCAGTGA
- a CDS encoding 30S ribosomal protein S12: MPTIQQLVRSERAKLTDKTKSPALKSCPQRRGVCTRVYTTTPKKPNSALRKVARVRLTSGFEVTAYIPGIGHNLQEHSVVMIRGGRVKDLPGVRYHIIRGTLDTAGVKDRKQGRSKYGAKRPKG; this comes from the coding sequence ATGCCAACTATTCAGCAGTTAGTTCGAAGCGAGCGCGCAAAACTGACAGACAAGACAAAGTCTCCTGCGCTTAAAAGTTGCCCTCAGCGGCGAGGCGTCTGCACTCGCGTTTATACCACCACTCCTAAGAAGCCCAACTCTGCTTTGCGTAAAGTAGCTAGAGTTCGCCTCACTTCAGGTTTTGAGGTCACTGCTTATATCCCTGGCATTGGTCACAACCTTCAAGAGCACTCTGTTGTCATGATTCGAGGTGGCCGGGTCAAAGATTTACCGGGGGTGCGCTATCACATTATTCGCGGCACCCTTGACACAGCAGGTGTTAAGGATCGTAAGCAAGGTCGCTCTAAGTATGGGGCGAAGCGCCCTAAAGGGTAG
- a CDS encoding C40 family peptidase, which produces MIRFDEIRADQEYSCQQALDLYKSPACKSLVTQAAIGRRLRFLEIPAVAPKDAFRVCLCEDDYPGWLAVTAMHQLAVAPQRYRPPTPTVSGIQTCIPDVIRFTHRAMAHPNTYLWGGTIGPNYDCSGLMQAAFASTGVMLPRDSYQQEAFADPVKIPHLHSGDLLFFGTGDRTTHVALYLGDGQYIHSSGQAQGRNGIGLDSITDLSDPISRTYYEQLRGAGRVIQSYYPTGSPILCRE; this is translated from the coding sequence ATGATCCGTTTTGATGAAATTCGGGCTGATCAAGAATATTCCTGCCAGCAAGCGCTTGATCTATATAAGTCTCCTGCCTGTAAAAGTTTGGTCACTCAAGCTGCGATTGGTCGTCGTCTGCGCTTTCTAGAAATTCCTGCCGTTGCTCCAAAAGATGCTTTTCGCGTCTGTCTCTGCGAAGATGACTATCCTGGCTGGCTAGCTGTGACAGCGATGCATCAACTTGCAGTTGCCCCCCAGCGATATCGTCCCCCAACACCGACAGTATCAGGGATACAAACGTGTATCCCTGATGTGATTCGCTTTACCCATAGGGCTATGGCGCATCCCAACACCTACTTATGGGGAGGAACCATTGGCCCCAATTACGATTGTTCAGGACTCATGCAAGCAGCATTTGCATCAACAGGGGTGATGCTGCCACGAGATTCTTACCAGCAAGAAGCCTTTGCAGACCCGGTTAAAATTCCTCACTTGCACTCAGGGGATCTCCTCTTTTTTGGCACGGGCGATCGCACGACCCATGTAGCGCTTTACCTTGGAGACGGTCAATATATCCACAGTTCAGGTCAAGCGCAGGGACGTAACGGCATTGGCCTCGACTCTATTACTGATTTGAGCGATCCGATCAGTCGTACTTACTATGAGCAATTGCGAGGCGCTGGGCGAGTGATTCAAAGCTATTACCCAACTGGCAGTCCAATCCTGTGCCGCGAGTAA
- the rpsG gene encoding 30S ribosomal protein S7: MSRRTSAQKRPVPPDSVYNSRLVSMIIRRIMLDGKKSLANNIVYGAFKIVQERTGGDPLELFEQAVRNVTPLVEVKARRVGGATYQVPMEVRQDRGTALALRWIAQFARSRNGKSMAMKLANELMDAANETGSAVRKREETHRMAEANKAFAHYRY, encoded by the coding sequence ATGTCTCGTCGTACTTCCGCACAAAAGCGCCCTGTTCCACCAGATTCGGTTTATAACAGTCGTCTGGTTAGCATGATTATTCGCCGTATTATGTTGGACGGCAAGAAATCTCTTGCCAATAATATTGTTTACGGCGCATTTAAGATTGTTCAAGAGCGTACAGGCGGTGACCCTTTAGAACTGTTTGAGCAAGCTGTTCGGAATGTCACACCTTTAGTAGAGGTTAAAGCTCGTAGAGTGGGAGGGGCGACTTATCAGGTGCCTATGGAAGTAAGGCAAGATCGAGGGACTGCACTCGCACTGCGCTGGATTGCTCAGTTTGCTCGGAGCCGTAATGGCAAGTCAATGGCGATGAAATTGGCTAACGAATTAATGGACGCGGCGAATGAGACTGGGAGCGCTGTCCGAAAGCGTGAAGAAACTCATCGTATGGCAGAAGCGAATAAGGCCTTTGCCCACTACCGTTACTAG
- the psbA gene encoding photosystem II q(b) protein, translating into MTTTLQRRESATLWEQFCQWVTSTENRLYIGWFGVLMIPTLLAATACYVIAFVAAPPVDIDGIREPVAGSLMYGNNIISGAVVPSSNAIGLHFYPIWEAASLDEWLYNGGPYQFVIFHFLVGVFCYMGREWELSYRLGMRPWICVAYSAPVAAASAVFLIYPLGQGSFSDGMPLGISGTFNFMLVFQAEHNILMHPFHMMGVAAVFGGSLFSAMHGSLVTSSLVRETTENESQNYGYKFGQEEETYNIVAAHGYFGRLIFQYASFNNSRSLHFFLGAWPVIGIWFTALGISTMAFNLNGFNFNQSVLDSQGRVIGTWADVINRANLGMEVMHERNAHNFPLDLAAAEAPEIIG; encoded by the coding sequence ATGACGACTACACTACAGCGGCGCGAAAGCGCCACCCTGTGGGAGCAGTTTTGTCAGTGGGTGACCAGCACCGAGAACCGCCTCTACATCGGCTGGTTCGGCGTGCTAATGATCCCCACCCTGCTGGCAGCCACTGCTTGCTACGTGATTGCTTTCGTAGCAGCTCCCCCCGTCGACATCGACGGCATCCGTGAGCCCGTTGCAGGCTCCTTGATGTACGGCAACAACATCATCTCCGGTGCTGTTGTGCCGTCCTCCAACGCCATTGGTCTGCACTTCTACCCCATCTGGGAAGCCGCTTCCCTCGATGAGTGGTTGTACAACGGTGGTCCTTATCAGTTCGTGATCTTCCACTTCCTGGTTGGCGTCTTCTGCTACATGGGTCGTGAGTGGGAACTCTCCTACCGTCTTGGCATGCGTCCTTGGATCTGTGTCGCATACTCCGCCCCCGTGGCAGCAGCTTCTGCTGTGTTCTTGATCTACCCCTTGGGTCAGGGTTCCTTCTCTGACGGCATGCCGCTGGGCATCTCCGGCACCTTCAACTTCATGCTGGTGTTCCAGGCAGAGCACAACATTCTGATGCACCCCTTCCACATGATGGGTGTAGCAGCAGTGTTCGGCGGTTCCTTGTTCTCCGCCATGCACGGTTCTTTGGTGACCTCCTCCTTGGTGCGTGAGACCACCGAGAACGAGTCTCAGAACTACGGCTACAAGTTTGGTCAAGAGGAAGAGACCTACAACATCGTGGCAGCTCACGGCTACTTTGGTCGCCTGATCTTCCAATATGCGTCCTTCAACAACAGCCGTTCCTTGCACTTCTTCTTGGGTGCATGGCCTGTAATCGGCATCTGGTTCACCGCTCTGGGCATCAGCACCATGGCGTTCAACCTGAATGGGTTTAACTTCAACCAGTCCGTCCTGGATTCTCAGGGTCGTGTGATTGGCACCTGGGCTGACGTGATCAACCGCGCCAACCTGGGGATGGAAGTGATGCATGAGCGTAATGCTCACAACTTCCCGCTCGACCTGGCTGCTGCTGAGGCTCCCGAAATCATCGGCTAG
- a CDS encoding glycosyltransferase family 2 protein gives MTSLADPISLTSSTAQNLLDLSLVIPVYNEDESIPTLLAVVSEAVKTLDLSYEIICIDDGSTDRSAEFLREFASKRQDLTVLLLRRNYGQTAAMAAGFDHARGKVIITLDGDLQNDPADIPKLLNKLEEGYDLVSGWRKHRQDNQITRLLPSKLANWLIGRVTGVTLHDYGCSLKAYRTEVVRDMNLYGELHRFLPVLAFIEGARITELPVNHHARQFGKSKYGLGRTFRVVMDLMTVYFMKRFLTKPMHVFGLLGLLSTIAGLAVGLYLTILKFWTGQDIGDRPLLILAIVLFLTGMQLFSFGLLAELLMRTYHESQKRPIYRIREVLRP, from the coding sequence ATGACCTCTTTAGCTGACCCCATCTCTCTGACAAGCTCAACGGCTCAGAATCTGCTGGATCTGTCTTTAGTTATCCCTGTATACAACGAGGATGAGAGCATTCCAACGCTGTTGGCTGTGGTTTCAGAGGCTGTGAAAACCCTGGATCTCAGCTATGAGATCATCTGCATTGATGATGGATCGACGGATAGGTCAGCTGAATTTTTGAGGGAATTTGCATCCAAACGCCAAGATTTAACGGTTTTACTGCTGCGTCGTAACTATGGGCAAACAGCAGCAATGGCTGCTGGGTTCGATCATGCCAGAGGTAAGGTCATCATTACATTGGATGGCGATTTACAGAATGACCCTGCAGATATTCCAAAACTCCTGAATAAGTTAGAGGAAGGCTATGACTTGGTCAGTGGTTGGCGCAAACATCGCCAAGATAACCAGATAACACGATTGCTGCCTTCAAAATTAGCCAATTGGTTGATTGGCCGAGTAACTGGGGTCACCCTTCATGACTATGGTTGCTCTCTCAAGGCTTATCGCACTGAAGTTGTGCGGGATATGAACCTCTACGGCGAACTGCATCGATTCTTACCCGTTTTAGCCTTTATTGAGGGAGCCCGCATTACCGAATTGCCAGTTAATCATCATGCTCGTCAGTTTGGTAAGAGCAAATATGGCTTAGGACGAACCTTCAGAGTCGTGATGGATCTTATGACGGTCTACTTTATGAAGCGTTTTCTGACCAAGCCTATGCACGTATTTGGGCTTTTAGGGCTGCTGTCTACGATTGCCGGACTCGCCGTTGGCCTATATCTAACGATTCTTAAGTTCTGGACAGGGCAAGACATTGGCGATCGCCCACTACTCATTTTGGCAATTGTTCTTTTCTTGACAGGGATGCAGCTTTTCAGCTTTGGCTTACTGGCAGAGCTATTAATGAGGACATATCACGAATCTCAAAAGCGCCCCATCTATAGGATTCGAGAAGTTCTAAGGCCTTAG